In the genome of Streptomyces fagopyri, the window ACCCCCGCGGGCCAGGGCCCGGTGAGCCGACCCCTCGAGCTCCGCCGCGGCTTCCTCGTCGAAGCCGACGGCTGCCAGCGCGCGGTGCCAGGCCCGCCGGTCCGGCTCCGAAGGGTCGGTGACCTCGGCCAGAGCCCGGTGCGCGGCCCGCCGCTGCGACGTCGGCATCGCCCGATAGACGGCCGACCGGACCAAAGGGTGGCGGAAGACCACCTTCGTATCGATGGAGAGAAGCCCGTCGGTCTCCGCCGCCGTCGCGGCCGAGACCCCGATTCCCAGACGGCCGGCCGCCCGCCACAGCAGTGCGGAGTCGCCGGTCGGCTCCGCCGCGGCCACCAGGAGCAGCATGCGGGTGGCCGGGGGAAGGCCGAGGACCCTGCTGCGGAAACTGTCCTCGATGCGCCCCGGCACGGCAGCCGCGGTGTCCGTCGGACCGAAACCGCCCGCGAATCCCGCGGCCGTCAGCGTCCGGGGCAGTTCGAGCAGGGCAAGCGGACTGCCCCGGGCCTCCGTCGCGATCCGCTCGACGACTCCCTCGTCCAACGGCACGTGCAGAGCCGAGTGCAGCAGGGCGCGTGCGTCCCCCGGGCCCAGTCCGGTCAGCCGCACCTCTTGCAACCCGCGTAGACCATTACCGGCATGGCGGGTGGCGAAGACGAGGCCGAGTGGCTCCGCACCGACACGGTGCGCCACGAACGTCAACGCCTGGGCCGAACCGGGGTCGAGCCACTGGGCGTCGTCGATCACACAGATCAGCGGTTGGCGGACCGCCGCCTCGGACAGCAACCCCAGTACGGCCAGGCTCAGCATGAGCCGGTCGGGCGCCGCGCCTGTCCGCAACCCGAAAGCCGCGGACAAGGCGTCCTCCTGCGGTCCGGGCAGATGCTCCAGCGTTGCCAGGAACGGCGCGCAGACCTGGTGCAACACCCCGAAGGGCAGTTCCGTCTCCGCTTCCACACCCGCGGCCCGCACCACGCGGAAGCCGACCGTGGTCGAAGCCATGTGGTCGAGCAGCGCGGACTTGCCGATCCCGGGCTCGCCGAGGACCACGAGAGCGCCGCCTCGACCGGCCTTGACGGCGTCCTGCCAGCGGTCGAACAACGCGCATTCGGCACGCCGCCCCAGCAGAACCGCGGGACGCCCCGGCCACACCATGTTCCCAATTTACCTGCGGCACTCGGTCAACACCTCTCCGACCACCTCTCCGAGCCGGCCTCATGCCGGATGACCACAGGCGCCGGCCGACGGGACCGTGAGGCGCCGCGGACGCGGAGCAGGGCCGGCCGGCGCGGAGTCCGTAGGCTGTTCCGCCGACGAGTGCATACGCCCTGCTCAGAGCCCAAGTCACCCGCTCGCAAAGGGAAGTTGTCGCGCGCGATCCCACTTCGTCCGAGCGCCGGTCGAGATACGGCGGATCGTGCGGACCGGCGGCCGGCTGGTGATGACACGGGCCGGGGACGAGCGGCCTCCTCGGTCGTGTCACCGAGCAGGGCCGCGGCCGGCGGGCTCGACGTGGAGGACATGCGGCCGGCGGGCTCGACGGGGAGGACATGCGGGCGCGGCCCGGCGAGCCCGTGAACGTCATCGCCCTCGCGGTCGGCCTCGCCACCGGGCTGGACCTCGGCGACAACGCCCGAGCGCTGCTCATCACGCGCGGACTCGCGGAGACCGCCCGGCTCGGCGCGGCCATGGGCGCCGACCCGTTGACGTTCTCCGGGCTCGCCGGCGCCGGGGACCTCATCGCCACCTGCGCCTCCCCGCCCTCGAGGAACCGGACCTTCGGGGAGCACCTGGGCCGCGGGCTGACCGTCGAGGAAGCCACCGTGACACGAAGCAGACCGCGGAGGGAGTGAAGTCGTGCCGCGCGGTCCTGGACCTGGCGGGCGCCCACGGCGTGGAGATGACGATCACCGAGGTGGTCTCCGCGGTCATCGCGGGCACTGTGTCCGTCCCGGACGCCGCCGATGCCCTCATGTCCCGGGCGCCGAAGCCGGAGCGCTACGGGGTCTGAGCCACCTCCGCCGCCCGAACGACCGTGGCCCGGTCCCCGGGCTCGGCCCGCGGTGGGTCCCCGAGGACACCAGAGTCCGGCGGGCCCAAGTGGCAGCTCCGTGGCCACGGCAGGCGGTGTGTGTGGGTCCAGCGGGGTCGACGGGTACTCGGATACGGCTGAGGGCTGTCCCGTAATCCCCGGTGGATCAGCGCGCGGCGTCAGAGGATCTGGCCCGGCTGGTGCCCCTACCCATGGGCCGCACCTTTTTCGCGAACTCCGGTGCGGAGGCCAACGGCAGCGCCTTCAAACTGGCGTGGTACTACCACCAGTGTCTCGCCCGTCACGGTCGGCTAAAGACTCTCTCCCCGGAGAGGGGTTACCACGGCACCGATCCTCAGCACGGGTGGCGTCATCATCCCCGGGTCGAGTTATTACCCCCGTGTTCAGGAGGTCCTCGCCCGGCACGACATTCTCTTCGTCCTCGACGAGGTCGTGACCGGTTTCGGCCGTACCTGAGGGATGTTCGCCACCACCGAATTCGGCCTGAGTCCTGGCCTGATCACCTCGGCCATGGGACTGTTCCCGGCGTATGCGCCGATCCCCGCCCGCTGCCGATCGTGCCGCACCGACACCGACTCGGCTGCTCACCGAAACCCGCCACTCGACGCAGGTGGACTCTCCGTCAAAATCGAGTGGCTAAAGGGCTGCGCCCAACGCCATCGCGCGCAAAGTCGGCCGAATTGGACGTCGAAGGCAGCCTTTCGTCATGACGTTCAGAAGGTCCGGGGCGAATGGGTGAATGTTTGCAGTACGATCCCACTATGGCTCAGAAGAAAATTACGGTCTATACCGACGACCTCACAGGTAAAGAACACCCGGAGATCTCCACCCACGAGTTCTCGCTGAACGGCGTAAAGTATGAAATCGATCTGTCGCCGGACAGCTACGACGAGCTGGCCGACGCCCTTGCCCGCTTCATCCAGGCGGGCCGGAAGACCGGTCGGACAAGGGTGAGCAAGGGCCGCAAGGCCGACGCCGACGGCCCCAGCGCAGTGGAAATGCGCACGTGGGCACGGAGCAACGGATTCGAGGTCAACGACCGCGGACGGGTCCCGGCCAACATCCGCGTGGCCTACGAACAGGCCAATTGACGGGCAGACAGCCCTCGTTGCAAAAGCCGGGCTTACTGGGAGCAGAGCCGGCGAGCGGGCAGGTGTCCTCGGCACGTTCGTCGGTCTTCGCCACACGATTCCAACGGCCGCCGCGGGCACCCCGGTTACGTGTGCGCCGTGCTTCCTCAGGGGCACGGCAGGCTACTGGATGCTCCAGCGGTACGAATACTCGGGCCCGTTGGGGCAGACGAATACGCACCACGTGGTCCGACTGCCGACTGGACGACACCGACCACGTTCGGAACCGCCTCCACCTCCATCACCACGAGCCGGCCGTCCACACGGCCTGCCCGGTGGTCCGAGGAACCGATCGGCTCGTGGCGGGGCCCCCGGCGTCGTACGGTGGAAGCAGCGGGTGGCGCGCCTCCGCAGCAACCGGTGGTGGTGTCCGCCCCGCCGGAGACCGCGCATCACCATGCGGCCGCTCATCGCCCCCCGGAGGCGCGTGTCGTGAGCGGGAGGAGAAGCCCACCCCTCGCCGAGCGCCCATAGGCGCCGTTCCCACACGCCACCGTTCCCACACGGTTCCACCGCCTGGGCCGGGCCGCGTGGACCTCTCGGAAAGCAGGTGCGTCCCATGCACACGTCGACCCGTGTCGCCGGTGTCCTCACCGGCCTGACCCTCGCGCTGGGCGCCACGGCTCTCACCGCCCCCGCCTCCCACGCGGACATCCCCGCCTGCACCCAGATGGCAGCCCAGGCGGGTGCCGATGCCAACGACGCCGTCACGGCGGCGTGTCACCGTGGCGTGAGCGGCGACCTGCAAGGTTGTGTGAGCGGGCTGACCGGGGCCGGAGTGGCGGGCGGCGCCGCGAACGGCGCCTGCCGACTGGCAGCCCACGAACCGCGATAGACCCGCCCGTCACAGTCGGCGCCGGCACCCGCACGTCGCGGCCCCGCCCCACGCACCCGCTCGCAAGAACCGGGCGGTCGGCCATGGTTACTCGTCCTGAAGCAGTCGGCAGAGGATCTCGTCCCGCGTCTGGTCCAGAACGTTGATGTCCCGAACGAAGGTGGGTTCCCCCGCTCTCACCGTGTCGCCCGGGCCGCCTGATCGATGAGGCGCTGCAGATACAGCCCGCGTGCGGCGTCGAGGTCCGTGGGCTCGTTCGCGCGCACGGCGGTGGCGAAGGTGCGGCGCAGGATCGGCCAGCACTCCTCGTGGTCGATCTCGGCCGTGTCGTAGGTCAACGGCGTTTCGGGACCGAAGAGTTCGACGCGGGTCAGGGCGCGGGGCACGCTGACGGAGCCCGACAAGGACGCCTGGCTGACGGCTCCGTTCTCGTGTTCCAGGGTGAGTTCGATCCAGCGGCGGGGGTCGCCGGTGCTCCGTATGCCGGTGATGGGCGAGACGGCGAGGTCGAGCAGGTCGAGCAGATGGGGGCCGAGGTCGAGCAGCGCGCCGTGTTCGAGACGCCAGCCGGTGGCGAAGTCGCCGCCGAGGAAGGCGCCGTGGAGGTAGCAGGAGCGCGCGCCGGAGACCTCGCGGGTGCGCGCGGCGTCAAGGAAGGCCTCGGTGACCGGGTGGTAGCGCTTGGTCAGAACGAGTTGGGAGACCACGCCGGCGCCGAGGACGGCGTCGGCGACACGCTGCGCGGCCATGAGGTCGGGCCCGAGCGGCTTCTCCAGCAGCAGCGCTTTCCCCTGGCGTGCGGCCTGGGGTGCCAGCTCGGCCTGCACGGCCGGAGGTACGGCGAACGCCACGGCTTCGCACCGGTCGAGGAGTTCACCGAAGGACGCGGCGACGTGTGCTCCGTGCGGTGCGGCGGTCTCCCGCGCGGCTTCGGAGCGGCGGGCCCACACCGCGGCGAGGCGGGTCTCGGGTCCGGCGGCGAGCATCCGGGCGTGCATGGCGCGGGCCCAGGGGCCGGCGCCCACGAGGCCGACCTCTACGGGCCGGTCCGCCCAGGGGGCAGGGGTGACGATCACGGTGTTCCTGTCTGTACGGAGGTCCGCGCGCGGCCGTACGTGGGGCCGAGCGAGCGGTTGTTCGGCAGTCCCGTCCGTTGCGGCAGAAGTGAGCCGGCGCCTGGTTCAGGCGGCGAGGTGGCTCAGGCGGGCTTCGGCTCGGTCGGGGGCGTAGAGGATCTCGACGACCATGGCGGCCGCCCCTATGACGCCCGCGTGATCCCCGAGGCGTGAGGTGACGACTTGCAGGTTCGCGGTGGCCCGGGGGAACGCCCGCTGGTAGAGCAACTCCCTGACCCCGGTCATGAAGGGGGCACCCGAGAGTTCGCCGGCGATCATGAGGACGCCGGGGTTGAGCAGGCTGACCACGGTGACCAGGACCTCGCCGGCCCTCCGTCCGGCTTCTCGGGCCAGCCGAAGGGTGTCCGGGTGGCCGTCGGCGAGCAGACGCCTGACGTCGGCGGCCGACGTGGCGTCCGCGCCGAGGGCGCTCAGGTCCCTGGCCAGTGCCCGGCCGCTGGCCACGGCGCCCAGGCAGCCGTGGGAGCCGCACATGCACAGGACGTCGGGCCGGTCGTGCAGACGGATGTGGCCGATGTCGCCGGCGCCGCCGTCGATGCCGCGGTACACCTTGCCGTCCACGACGACGCCGGCACCGATGCCGGTGGAGACCTTCACGAGGACGAAGGCCGCGCAGTCCCGGTGGCTGGCCTGATGTTCGGCCAGCGCCATGAGGTTGGCGTCGTTGTCCACGAACACGGG includes:
- a CDS encoding histone-like nucleoid-structuring protein Lsr2, which encodes MAQKKITVYTDDLTGKEHPEISTHEFSLNGVKYEIDLSPDSYDELADALARFIQAGRKTGRTRVSKGRKADADGPSAVEMRTWARSNGFEVNDRGRVPANIRVAYEQAN
- a CDS encoding Gfo/Idh/MocA family protein, which produces MVTPAPWADRPVEVGLVGAGPWARAMHARMLAAGPETRLAAVWARRSEAARETAAPHGAHVAASFGELLDRCEAVAFAVPPAVQAELAPQAARQGKALLLEKPLGPDLMAAQRVADAVLGAGVVSQLVLTKRYHPVTEAFLDAARTREVSGARSCYLHGAFLGGDFATGWRLEHGALLDLGPHLLDLLDLAVSPITGIRSTGDPRRWIELTLEHENGAVSQASLSGSVSVPRALTRVELFGPETPLTYDTAEIDHEECWPILRRTFATAVRANEPTDLDAARGLYLQRLIDQAARATR
- a CDS encoding ROK family transcriptional regulator; this encodes MGEPMLTPNQISAGELLQLIRGGRANTRADLQRITGLSRSTVGQRLDLLNRAGWLKHVAGSSTGGRPSQRIVFDPRHASVIAVDLEIKHARAAVLDLGGAILAETTGPLDIGEGPEAVLDQLARWFPDLIAAAGVDAGHICGIGLSVPGPVEWETGHVIEPPVMPGWDRYPIRERLQRAYAEHVGPSMGDGLVPVFVDNDANLMALAEHQASHRDCAAFVLVKVSTGIGAGVVVDGKVYRGIDGGAGDIGHIRLHDRPDVLCMCGSHGCLGAVASGRALARDLSALGADATSAADVRRLLADGHPDTLRLAREAGRRAGEVLVTVVSLLNPGVLMIAGELSGAPFMTGVRELLYQRAFPRATANLQVVTSRLGDHAGVIGAAAMVVEILYAPDRAEARLSHLAA